The DNA region ATAACCATAAAAGTTTGGCCATTTTAATTACAGGTtagaaaacatataatttagtCCTTAAAACCTTATAGTCGCCACTTTAACTAGAATTTCATCATTGCCACTATCATAACTAGGTGAATATTTAACGagtaaaattatacatatataatttatatataaattatgtatcattgtatgattaagtattatttttatttttaatttaaaatcatttaatcatatgatgacatattatttatatacttaaattttatactaaaaatgtgTATGTACAGATTTATTGATATTCAGTATGTTGAGAAACGATATTGTTAATTATTCAACACTTAGAAGGTGAATTTCACTATTGTTCATAACCCTCGAGTGAGATAAAATCACTATTCCGACcttcaagtttcaaaaatttatcttgTACTCGTCCTCTATCTTAATTAAgaaattcagtttaatttaagcataaattactattttattttttgttaatataataacGAAAATTCTTTATACATAAgtacaaatttcaattattaatatatcattaaatttactaaaattaaaaaataattttattaaaaatgaaattattttataattttaattaataatgtgaaaataattaattcctTACCTAATAATTTGGAAGCCTATcctgttttattttaattgatatggaAACCTTGCTTAATCTCCAGGTAAATCCTCTACAAGCTTcccattttaattttgtctaaatTTATCATGTTAATTAATCTCACCACACACATCAATGGAGGCAGTGGGAGAGAGGCCTAGGCTGAAGAAGCTGCTGTTCAACGTTATAATACAGGGAGATTTTGTTGCCGTAAGGGTGGTGATGCCTTCGGAAAGCACTGTTTCTGACTTGGTGGGTGCTGCCGTTAAACAGTACGTTAAAGAAGGCCGCCGACCGTTGTTAACAAGAACTGATTCGTCGTGTTTCAGTCTTCATTATTCACAGTTCAACTTTGAAAGTTTGGAGAGGGGTGAGAGGCTGACAGATTTAGAATCCCGGAACTTGTATCTTTGCCAGAAAAGAGTGGAGATGCTGCCGATGACGTCGTTTTTGGGTTGTTCTGAGGAGGAAGCAAAGGCTAGCAGGAAAGCGATTTCTTGTTTCAACTTCATAGATTTCTGATCATTATGATTTCTTGGTGTAACTACACTGTCTTTGATTAATATTTGAGATGTGGAAATGATATTAATGTGGTTCGATTATATCAGAGTTGTATCAATGTTAATTTCTAGAGGATTTTGTTGGAAAAATATGTCAATTTCGTAAATCCAAATACTGGAAATTGTGCATGAACTTTAACTTGGATTCTCTGTATATAGGAGAATGTTTCTCTTCTGTTTTAGCTTATGTATGGGAGGAGGCCGGAAGTTTGGGTTTCCTGAATTTGCAGTCAACCAATGAAAGCggctgt from Mangifera indica cultivar Alphonso chromosome 8, CATAS_Mindica_2.1, whole genome shotgun sequence includes:
- the LOC123223954 gene encoding uncharacterized protein LOC123223954 produces the protein MEAVGERPRLKKLLFNVIIQGDFVAVRVVMPSESTVSDLVGAAVKQYVKEGRRPLLTRTDSSCFSLHYSQFNFESLERGERLTDLESRNLYLCQKRVEMLPMTSFLGCSEEEAKASRKAISCFNFIDF